DNA sequence from the Bacteroidales bacterium genome:
TGCGGGTGTTGGGGATGCATTTGTTATTACTACCGTATCATATGTAAATAATATTTCTTTTACTTTCCAAACAAGGACATTATTACCATAGCCTAATCCATAAACATAGGTGTCGTGTTGTGTATAATCTTCAAAAATAGCAGACCCACTAAATACAGACCATTCTCCATATCCTAAAATAGGTTGATTAGCCTCTAAAGTTGTTGATGTAGCACAAATAAGCTGATCAATGCCAGCAGAAGTATTTCCGGGTGTTTCATTAGTAATAATAACTTCATCGGATGAAACACATTCATTATAAGTAATAGTCCATCTAAATTTATTTTCGCCAGGATTTAAACCATCCACTTGAGTGTTATATAAACTTGAATCAGCAATAACTGCAGATCCATATAGTAATGTCCAAATTCCGGTTCCAATATCGGGGATATTAGCGTTTAATATTGCAGTTGAACCTCCAACATTTTGATCATATCCGGCACTCGCATATGTTGGGAGATCGTTTGTAATCACTACTGTATCTACAGATGAACATCCGTCATTTGTTACTGACCATTTAAATACATTATCTCCTCTTAATAGTCCGTAAACAAGTGTTTTCGGATTGTCTGCCTCATCAAAATAACCGGAATTACTAATAACAGACCATTCTCCTTCACCAATTGTAGGTGTTTCTGCATCAAGATATGTTTTTGTATCACAAATTGTTTGGTCGCTTCCGGCATTTACATCAATTTTTTTATTATTTATTAATACGGTATCATTTGCTGAACAGTCTCCTGATGTTACTGTCCATACAAAATAGTTTTCACCTTGCTGTAAATTTTCAACAACTGAATTGTATTGTGTTGGATTTAATATTGATGCTGAACCGCCAAGAGAATTCCATGTTCCTTGGGTAGTAATATTACCTTCTAAAATAGTGCTATATGCACAAACATTTCTGTCTTGTCCTGCATAAGCATAGGGAATCTGATTTACAGTAATCAAGTGCCCTGCTGATATTCCTCCTGAACCGCATTCATTTATTCCTTGAACAGTTATTAATCCTGTAACAGAACTATTACTAAAATCAACAGTTATCACTCGTGTACTGTCTCCATTAACAATAGTTGCCCCGAATGGTAAATTCCAGTTATAATAAGTTGCATTATTAATAACAGATATTTCAAATATTATTCCTTGTTCCCCTTGACAGATAGTATTATCACCAACTATAGTTCCAGCATTAGAAGGAAATAAATTAATCTCCAAATTTGCAGGATCACTATTAATTATACCGCAAGTTCCACTAACAACACACATATATGTTCCCTGGTTAGCTGAAGTAATATCACTAATAATAAGTGCGGATGATGTTGCCCCAAATATATTTCCTCCGTTAGATAGAGGAGTACCATCTTTTTCCCATTGATATGTTATTGACTCTCCATTTGCTGAAACTTTAAAGAATATGTCTTCATTTTCACATTCTATTATGCTTATTGGATGGTTGTTAATAGAGGTGCCTGAATTAACAATAAGTATGGCAAAAAAACTGTTTTCTGTACCACAATCTCCGGTTATCAAACATGAATAAATGCCATCGTCAGTAGTTATAAGATTGTTGATAATAAGATCGGTACTATTTGAACCGGAAATATTTCCCCCATCAATTAAATTTACACCATCTTTTTTCCATTGATAAATAAGGGCTGCCCCATCAGCAATAATAGAAAAACTTGCAGATTGACCTTCACACCTTGTTAATGAAGATGGCTGGCTTGTTATAACAGTACTCAGATTAATTATTAGATTTGCAGGATCACTTTTTACAGAACCACATGTTCCGGTAACTTCACAACGATATATTCCCTCATCAGTGTTATCTAAATTATTAATAGTAAGCATTTTTGAATTTACTCCTGAGATATCTCCACCATTAGCAAGAGCAACTCCATCTTTTTCCCATTGATATGTTAAACTTTCACCATCAGAATCAACTGAAAAAAACACAATGTCATTTTCACATTTAGTTTGACTAATCGGATGTAAAGTAATAACTATATTTTTATCAACTCTTAATGTGGCATTATCACTATTTTCATCTCCACTGTCACCACTTACAAAACAAGTATATGTGCCAGTATCAGAGGAGTCAACAGATGATATTGTAAGATTAGGAGTATTTGTTCCTGATATTATAGCACCGTCAACCAAATCAACTCCATCTTTTCTCCATTGGTATGTAAGATTAGAGCCATTTGCAACAATTGAAAAAGTAGCCGGTTCACCTTCGCATTTAACTAAATCGTTAGGTTGAGTTGTTATTGAGGTAGGAATGTATACTGATAAACTTGCCGGATCGCTATTTTGTGTGCCACAATCACCTGATACTACGCATCTATATGAGCCTTCATCGGATGTTAATAAATTTAAAAGATTTAAAGTTAAAGTAGTGGAACCGGAAATATTAGCACCATCAACCAAATCAACTCCATCTTTTTGCCATTGATATGTCAAATTACTACCTGTAGCTGATACTGAAAAAACCACATTGCCTCCTTCTGTTACACCCTGACTTACTGGATGAACAGAAATAGAAGTACTTTTATTTACTGTTAATATAGCTTGATTGCTATTTTCTTGTCCACATATACCTGTAACAATACAAGTATATGCTCCAGCATCAGCAACTAATAAGTTTGCAATTGTTAAATTATTGGTTAAAGAACCTGAAATATTTCCTCCATCAGATAGATTTACACCATCTTTTTTCCATTGATAATTTAATATCCCTCCCTCAGCTACTAAATTAAATACAACAGTTTCACCTTCACAATTAAGAGAATTTGCGGGTTGAGTAGTTATCAGAGTGTTTTCATAAACATCTAAACTGGCGGGGTCGCTTGAAATATTTCCACAACTACCTGAAACATCGCAAATATATGAACCTGCATCAGCAACTAATAAGTTTGTAATTGTTAAATTATTGGTTAAAGAACCTGAAATATTTCCACCATCAACCAAGTCAACTCCATCTTTTTTCCATTGATAATTTAAACTTTCTCCATCAGCACTAATAAAAAATATAACATTCTCACCAACACATTTTGTATTGTCAACAGCTTGTGTATTAATAACAGTACTTGGATCTATTGTTAATCTGGCTGGTGAGGTATTAACATTTCCACATTGTCCGGATATTGTACAAGTATAAACTCCGTCATCGCTTAATAATGAATTTGATATTACCAGATCTTTACTTGACGACCCTGATATTGTACCACCATCTATCAATACTACTGCATCTTTTTTCCATTGATAAGTTAAGTTACCTCCGGTAACATCAACACTTAATGTTGTTGAACTGCCTTCACAAATAGTATGGTCAACCGGCTCGGAATTAATTACTGTGATTTCATTTACTATTAATGTTGCAGGATCGCTTACTATGATTCCGCATGTACCTGTTACTTCGCATGTATAAGTTGCTGCATCTCCAATAGCTATAGGATCAATAGATAAACTTGTATTTGTTTCTCCGGCTATGTCAACATTATCTTTTTTCCATTGATAACTTAGGCTTTCTCCATCTGCATTAACTACAAACAAAACATTATCACCAACGCATTTTGTTGCATCTAATGGGTCAACAAGTATTTCTGTAGTAGGAGATATTGTTAACAGGGCAGGATTAGTGTTAACATTTCCACATTCGCCTGTAATAGTACAGGTATATATTCCTTCATCACTTAATATTGAATTTGATATTACCAGATCTTTACTTGACGACCCTGATATTGTACCACCATCTACCAATGCTACTGCATCTTTTTTCCATTGATAAGTTAAATTATCTCCGGAAACATCTACACTTAATGTTGTTGAGCTGCCTTCGCAGATATTCTGGTCAACAGGTTCTATGTTGATTATAGTTACTTCATATACTATTAATGTTGCCGGATCGCTTATTACAGTTCCGCATGAACCTGTTACTTCGCATGTATAAATTGCTGCATCTCCAACGGCAACAGGATTAATAGATAAATTTGTATTTGTTTCTCCAACTATGTCAACATTATCTTTTTTCCATTGATAATTTAAACTTTCTCCATCTGCATTAACTACAAACAAAACATTATCACCGGCACATTTCGTTGCATCTGTTGGCTGTACAGTAATAACGGTTAAAGGATTAACGGTTACAATTGAAGGTGTACTACTTTCAGTTCCTTTTACAATACATGTATATGCACCGGCATCTGTAACTAATAAATTGGTTATGTTAAGATTAGAAGTAGTAGAACCTGAAATATTTCCACCATCAACCAAATCAACTCCATCTTTTTTCCATTGGTATGTTAAACCTCCACCAGAAGCAACAATAGTCAGATTTAAATCTTCACCTTCACATTTTGTAACAGATGCAATTGGTTGAGTAGTAATCAATGAAGAGGAATTGACAGTTAAATCTGCAGGAGTACTATTAACATTTCCACATGTTCCTGAAACAACACAATGATAAGCTCCTGCATCAGCTAAAACAACTCCTGTTATAGTAAGAATTGTAGTATTTGCACCGGAAATACTGCCACCATCAAAAAGAAGAACACCATCTTTATACCAGTTATAAGATAAAGTGCTTCCGTCAGCTGCAACAGTAAAAGTAGCATTACCTCCTTCAAGAACTGAAAAAGAAACAGGTTGTAAAGTAACAACAGTAGTTTCATCAACTATTAAATTAGCAAGATTACTATTTTCAACTCCGCAACTTCCTGAAACATCACATGAATATACTCCGTCATCACCTAATACCAACCCATTTATTGATAATGAATTTGTTGTTGCCCCTGAAATACTGCCGCCGTCAGCCAAAGGAACTCCATCTTTATTCCATTGATATGTTAAGTTAGAACCGGTTGCAACTACTGTAAAACTTGTATTGCTTCCTTCACATACCTGGTCGTCAACCGGATCGGTTGTGATTACTGTGTTTTCGTAAACTACAAGTGTGGCTGGATTACTGTTTGCTGAACCACAATTGCCTGTTATTATACAACGAAATATTCCTGCATCACCTGCAATAACACCATTAATTATTAAACTTGTATTTGTTTCACCTGCAATATCAACTCCGTCTTTTTGCCACTGATAACTCAGATTAGTTCCTGAAGCTGTTACAATGAAACTTATATTTTCGCCAGAACAAGCTGTTTTATTCTGTGGCTGGAATGTTATTGAAATATTTTCATATACATCTAATATTGCTCCGGCACTTGTTAATGTACCACAACTTCCTGAAACATCACAGGAATAAACTCCTGCATCTCCTAATATCAAACCATTTATTGATAATGAATTTGTTATTGAACCAGAAATACTACCTCCATCAGCCAAAGGAGCTCCATCTTTATTCCATTGATATGTTAAGTTAGAACCTGTTGCAATTACTGTAAAACTCGTATTACCACCTTCACATAACTGGTCGTCAACAGGGTCGGTTGTAATTACTGTGTTTTCGTAAACAACAAGTGTGGCTGAATTACTGTTTACCGAACCACAATTGCCAGTTATTATACAACGAAATGTTCCTGCATCGCCTGCATTTATTCCATTAATTACCAGGCTTGTATTTGTTTCGCCGCCTATATCAACTCCGCCTTTTTGCCACTGATAAAAAAGATTTGTTCCGGTGGCAGTTACACTGAAACTTATATTTGCACCCGGGCAACCTGTTTTATTCTGTGGCTGAGATGTTATTGAAATATTTTCATAAACATCTAATGTGCCTCCGGCACTTGTTAAGGCTCCACAACTTCCTGAAACATCACATGTATAAACCCCTGCATCTCCTAATATCAACCCATTTATAGATAAAGAATTTGTTGTTGCTCCTGAAATACTGCCTCCGTCAACCAAAGGAACTCCATTTTTATTCCATTGATAAGTTAATGTTGTCCCGGTTGCTGTTACTGTAAAACTTGTATTGCCTCCTTCACATACCTGGTCATCAACAGGATCGCTTGTAATTATTGTAACTGAATTTACAGTTAAATCAGCATCATCGCTTGTTAAGGTTCCACAACCATTAGTAATAATACAATTATAAGTGCCTGCATCACCTGCAATAACACCAATTATAGAAAATGTGGAATTTGTTTCTCCTCCAATTGGAACTCCTCCTTTTTGCCATTGATATGTTAAATTTGAACCTGTAGCTAATACAATAAAATTAATATTATCACCGGAACATGCTAATTTGTCCTGAGGTTGAGTATTTATTGATATAATTTCATCAACAACCAAGGTGGCAGAATTGCTGGTTAATGTACCACAACTACCGGATACTTCACAAGTATATAATCCTGCATCTACGAGTATTAGTCCGTTTATACTTAAATTACTTGTAGTAGAACCGCTGATTGTACCACCATCTACTAAATTTACACCATCTTTTTTCCATTGATATATCAGATTAGAACCTGTAGCATTAACTGTGAAATTTGCATTATTTCCTTCACATTCTGTAACATTTGAAGGATGAACAGTAATCGAAGTAGTTATATTAACTGTCAAAATTCCAATATTACTGTTAATAATACCGCAGCCATTTGTTACAACACATCTGTAATTGCCTGCATCTACTGCAATAATGCCATTGATAACAATGTTTGTGTTTGTTTCTCCTCCAATATTAACGCCGTCTTTTTGCCATTGATAAAATAAATTAGAACCTGTGGCTACAATGTTAAAGTTAATATTATCTCCGGGACATGCATCTACATTTGAAGGTTGAGTAGTTATAGAAATATCTTCCTCAACTGTGAGAATAGCAGGGTTGCTATTAACAATACCACAACTTCCGGTAACTATACATGTATATGTTCCTGCATCAGCAAGTATGAGTCCCGTTATGCTTAAATTGTTTAATGTTGATCCAAAAATACTTCCTCCATCAACTAAGTCAACACCATCTTTTTGCCATTGGTATAATAGATTTGAACCGGTAGCGGTTACACTAAAATTAACATTATTTCCTTCGCATTCAGTCGCATCAACAGGTTGTACAGTAATAGCAGTTAAACTATTTAAAGTCAGGCTCCCATTATTACTTGTCAAAGTTGCTCCACAAGGAGTTGATAATATACACCTGTAATTACCAACATCTCCGGCAGCAATAGAATTTATTATTAAATTCGGATTTGTTTCCCCTACAATATCAACACCATCTTTTTGCCATTGATATGATAAATTTGTACCTGTAGCAGTAATACTAAAATTAACATTATCGCCTGCACAAGCTGAATTATTCTGAGGTTGTACTGTAATAGTAATATGTTCATCAACAGATAAATTAGCAGGATCACTTGTAACAGAACCGCAACTTCCGATAATGTCACATGTATAAACCCCTGCATCTAATAAAACAAGGACTGTAATTGTCAGTGTATTACTATTAGAACCTGAAATTGACCCTCCATCAACCAAATCAACTCCATCTTTTTGCCATTGATATGTCAGATTAGAACCTGTAGCATTAACTGTGAAATTTACATTATCACCCTCACACTCATTAGCATCAACAGGTTGAACAGTAATTAATGTATTATCATATAAACTAAGAGAAGCAGCATTACTTGTTACGGGACCTCCACATGTACT
Encoded proteins:
- a CDS encoding immunoglobulin domain-containing protein yields the protein MNYYRFLILFTIYLLFILNIKAATITDPLDKATYCTTDLSDTVSATSPPNKLWTCNVAGAITTILTIPGESSAEFSPSLVPGPYPATVIVRYQNGGVFGDGNTVYYEQTVTVTTPPAGVTFGAIPDVCESDVPFALTQGNPAGGTYGGTGVDGFGNFNPLAAGPGSHVLSYTYPSTGCSATEYQTIIVNANPIVSLAPFSDVCEGTAAFALSGGIPVGGKYSGTGVSGGNFDATVAGVGTHTITYTYTNGACSDSDNETITVNPLPGVTFIGYNGTGYCDVDPPVLFTGIPTDANGSFTGNGITDNGNGTADFNPGTSGLGFHDIIYTYTDANGCQNADTQSIRVGTLLTFNGLNSSYCEDVTNAPMTYNPVGGVFTALAGFTDNGDGTADFDPSVAGAGDHDVEYTYIGPLGCINILTQTVTVNALPLVNFVGLNGTYCNNDPVATLTGSLAPSGTFSGDGTTDNGDGTADLDPLSLAPGGPYSVTYSYTDAFGCSDDETKNFNIISLPTATISGDATICSGSNTNLTITFTGVSPYDVTYTDGTIPVTLLGVVSPHIFAVNPAINTTYTITSVTDANNCTNSGAGSATITVNPQVTITTDPANIDACPGDNINFLVIANGINLTYQWQKNAVDIVGETNATLVLNNIALVDVANYQCVVSSTCGGPVTSNAASLSLYDNTLITVQPVDANECEGDNVNFTVNATGSNLTYQWQKDGVDLVDGGSISGSNSNTLTITVLVLLDAGVYTCDIIGSCGSVTSDPANLSVDEHITITVQPQNNSACAGDNVNFSITATGTNLSYQWQKDGVDIVGETNPNLIINSIAAGDVGNYRCILSTPCGATLTSNNGSLTLNSLTAITVQPVDATECEGNNVNFSVTATGSNLLYQWQKDGVDLVDGGSIFGSTLNNLSITGLILADAGTYTCIVTGSCGIVNSNPAILTVEEDISITTQPSNVDACPGDNINFNIVATGSNLFYQWQKDGVNIGGETNTNIVINGIIAVDAGNYRCVVTNGCGIINSNIGILTVNITTSITVHPSNVTECEGNNANFTVNATGSNLIYQWKKDGVNLVDGGTISGSTTSNLSINGLILVDAGLYTCEVSGSCGTLTSNSATLVVDEIISINTQPQDKLACSGDNINFIVLATGSNLTYQWQKGGVPIGGETNSTFSIIGVIAGDAGTYNCIITNGCGTLTSDDADLTVNSVTIITSDPVDDQVCEGGNTSFTVTATGTTLTYQWNKNGVPLVDGGSISGATTNSLSINGLILGDAGVYTCDVSGSCGALTSAGGTLDVYENISITSQPQNKTGCPGANISFSVTATGTNLFYQWQKGGVDIGGETNTSLVINGINAGDAGTFRCIITGNCGSVNSNSATLVVYENTVITTDPVDDQLCEGGNTSFTVIATGSNLTYQWNKDGAPLADGGSISGSITNSLSINGLILGDAGVYSCDVSGSCGTLTSAGAILDVYENISITFQPQNKTACSGENISFIVTASGTNLSYQWQKDGVDIAGETNTSLIINGVIAGDAGIFRCIITGNCGSANSNPATLVVYENTVITTDPVDDQVCEGSNTSFTVVATGSNLTYQWNKDGVPLADGGSISGATTNSLSINGLVLGDDGVYSCDVSGSCGVENSNLANLIVDETTVVTLQPVSFSVLEGGNATFTVAADGSTLSYNWYKDGVLLFDGGSISGANTTILTITGVVLADAGAYHCVVSGTCGNVNSTPADLTVNSSSLITTQPIASVTKCEGEDLNLTIVASGGGLTYQWKKDGVDLVDGGNISGSTTSNLNITNLLVTDAGAYTCIVKGTESSTPSIVTVNPLTVITVQPTDATKCAGDNVLFVVNADGESLNYQWKKDNVDIVGETNTNLSINPVAVGDAAIYTCEVTGSCGTVISDPATLIVYEVTIINIEPVDQNICEGSSTTLSVDVSGDNLTYQWKKDAVALVDGGTISGSSSKDLVISNSILSDEGIYTCTITGECGNVNTNPALLTISPTTEILVDPLDATKCVGDNVLFVVNADGESLSYQWKKDNVDIAGETNTSLSIDPIAIGDAATYTCEVTGTCGIIVSDPATLIVNEITVINSEPVDHTICEGSSTTLSVDVTGGNLTYQWKKDAVVLIDGGTISGSSSKDLVISNSLLSDDGVYTCTISGQCGNVNTSPARLTIDPSTVINTQAVDNTKCVGENVIFFISADGESLNYQWKKDGVDLVDGGNISGSLTNNLTITNLLVADAGSYICDVSGSCGNISSDPASLDVYENTLITTQPANSLNCEGETVVFNLVAEGGILNYQWKKDGVNLSDGGNISGSLTNNLTIANLLVADAGAYTCIVTGICGQENSNQAILTVNKSTSISVHPVSQGVTEGGNVVFSVSATGSNLTYQWQKDGVDLVDGANISGSTTLTLNLLNLLTSDEGSYRCVVSGDCGTQNSDPASLSVYIPTSITTQPNDLVKCEGEPATFSIVANGSNLTYQWRKDGVDLVDGAIISGTNTPNLTISSVDSSDTGTYTCFVSGDSGDENSDNATLRVDKNIVITLHPISQTKCENDIVFFSVDSDGESLTYQWEKDGVALANGGDISGVNSKMLTINNLDNTDEGIYRCEVTGTCGSVKSDPANLIINLSTVITSQPSSLTRCEGQSASFSIIADGAALIYQWKKDGVNLIDGGNISGSNSTDLIINNLITTDDGIYSCLITGDCGTENSFFAILIVNSGTSINNHPISIIECENEDIFFKVSANGESITYQWEKDGTPLSNGGNIFGATSSALIISDITSANQGTYMCVVSGTCGIINSDPANLEINLFPSNAGTIVGDNTICQGEQGIIFEISVINNATYYNWNLPFGATIVNGDSTRVITVDFSNSSVTGLITVQGINECGSGGISAGHLITVNQIPYAYAGQDRNVCAYSTILEGNITTQGTWNSLGGSASILNPTQYNSVVENLQQGENYFVWTVTSGDCSANDTVLINNKKIDVNAGSDQTICDTKTYLDAETPTIGEGEWSVISNSGYFDEADNPKTLVYGLLRGDNVFKWSVTNDGCSSVDTVVITNDLPTYASAGYDQNVGGSTAILNANIPDIGTGIWTLLYGSAVIADSSLYNTQVDGLNPGENKFRWTITYNECVSSDEVIITNETPGNTSAGIDQLICATSTTLEANQPILGYGEWSVFSGSAIFEDYTQHDTYVYGLGYGNNVLVWKVKEILFTYDTVVITNASPTPANAGPDRSICSEDIELQGNNVYIGNGIWTIVGGSTTFADSSNNNTTISSLGLGANTLRWTTANQDCETYDEVIIVNDNPTLPYAGEDQVLCSDSATLYNNVPEVGIGEWSIIGGSANFGTTTVTNLAAGDNILKWTIANNQCSLHDTVIITNNMPTTANVGADMTVCADSVNLTGNFSFIGDGIWSITSGSGILSDSSINNTTVTNLSLGINILRWTITNIGCSSYDEIEINYDLIIADAGNDQAICSETTTLNASIPSPGTGLWTVIGGSGSANFLSSYEPNTIVSELDQCDNILLWTVSNNQCYSSDTVIITNNLPTTANAGVDQAICSDSTIVTANVPLIGNGKWDILNGSATIENIDQHITSVTALGNGVNTLKWTITQNGCTSSDEVVITNNLPTVADAGVDQTICKDSTHLAANYPTIGNGEWSIIGGSATFEDLNVNDSKVNNLGFGNNTLLWTINNNGCISIDTVLVTNNSPTPSNAGPDLTLCSNTVTLSANDPGNLGSGEWFVINGSGTFANSENHNPTATVEDLSLGNNILRWIITNEGCTSSDDIIITNNLPTTANAGQDQQICADSTNLYANYPLIGTGYWLVTGGYALIEDSSMFNTKISDLGYGENFLTWTINNKGCKTNDVVKITNNLSFVDAGSNQEIYSPSTTLIGNNHGVDAAGEWIVVSGNGSFENKNNYETVVNNVGANANTYAWTITKNECTVSDEVIITYYVLPVAQYSVSTTDGCPPLEVNFINNSIGGITYLWDLGDGSTSNESGNLTHTYDNPGIYFVNLTVFGSAGLYVDLDTIITVHNLPIADFVFVPDTIYIPDQQLHCNNTSIDGYTYFWDFGDGSTSKNEHPIHKYTKEGEFDIKLLVWTENNCFDSITYSILVKKISEIIFPTAFTPNPNGPSDGSYSTDDFSNDVFYPIIKEDLISYNLEIYNRWGILIFKSNDVYKGWDGYYRGELLKEGVYVWRVSGILNNGKPFNKAGNILLLYN